The proteins below are encoded in one region of Planctomycetia bacterium:
- the tssI gene encoding type VI secretion system tip protein TssI/VgrG, with translation MFTQANRAIAITTPLGPDKLLLESFQASEAISRPFRFELTMLAQPDTVVDFDKLLGQAVTARLDCDADVKRYFNGVVIQLAEAGQVKSSEKGDVFQRHWALVVPKWELLRHQVRSRIFQQLTVVDILKKVMTGFEVSWETQGTFEPRDYCVQYRESDFDFASRLMEEEGIFYFFKHADGSHKMVVTNSSQSHPTLAPESVEYTDFVGLRDRRSHEDRIVEWSKTQELRAGKTTLWDHTFEMPDKNQEATKPVLESVAVGTVTHKLKVGGNDQFELYDFPGGYAGRFDGIAPGGAEQAAKLSKISPDGTRTVEIRMQEETTSALRIQGAGNVRPFSAGAKFDLAEHYNGNGSYILIEVQHSASLEGTYTTGETVNLMYRNEFACIPAALPYRPLRATAKPKVFGTQTAVVVGGAGQEIFTDKYGRVKVQFFWDREGKKDANSSCWIRVAQPWGGKQWGGFFLPRVGHEVLVDFLEGDPDQPIIVGSVYNAENMPPYVLPDNMTRSTIKSRSTLKGAEENFNEIRFEDKKGSEEVYIHAEKDFNRVVENNDTLKVGFEKKDKGDQTIDIHNDRTITVTEGNQLLTVKQGNRTVNVDTGNDAHKVAKGHRTVDVDTGNDTQTVKTGNLAVNVDTGNETHTIKTGNHDLKVNTGAATTEAGQKIELKVGGNSIVIDQQGITISAMKISITAQGNLELSGTMAKLSGAAEVSIKGAIVLIN, from the coding sequence ATGTTCACGCAGGCCAACCGCGCCATTGCGATTACGACCCCGTTGGGTCCCGACAAGCTGCTGCTGGAGTCCTTTCAGGCCAGCGAGGCGATTTCGCGCCCGTTTCGCTTCGAATTAACAATGCTGGCTCAGCCGGACACGGTGGTGGATTTCGACAAACTGTTGGGGCAAGCGGTCACCGCCCGGCTCGATTGCGACGCAGACGTGAAGCGATACTTCAACGGCGTTGTGATTCAGCTTGCCGAGGCCGGCCAAGTGAAGTCGTCGGAGAAAGGGGACGTCTTCCAGCGGCATTGGGCCTTGGTGGTTCCCAAATGGGAGTTGCTGCGTCACCAGGTTCGTTCACGGATTTTTCAGCAGCTCACGGTCGTGGACATCCTGAAAAAGGTGATGACGGGTTTTGAAGTCTCTTGGGAGACGCAGGGCACGTTCGAGCCGCGCGACTATTGCGTGCAATACCGGGAGAGCGATTTCGATTTCGCCAGCCGGCTGATGGAAGAGGAGGGCATCTTCTACTTCTTCAAGCACGCCGACGGCTCGCACAAGATGGTAGTGACGAACAGCAGCCAGTCGCACCCCACGCTTGCGCCCGAAAGTGTGGAGTACACGGATTTCGTCGGGCTGCGCGATCGCCGGTCGCACGAAGACCGCATCGTCGAGTGGTCGAAGACTCAGGAACTCCGGGCCGGCAAGACGACGCTTTGGGACCATACGTTCGAAATGCCGGACAAGAATCAGGAAGCGACCAAGCCGGTGCTCGAAAGCGTCGCCGTCGGCACGGTGACGCATAAGCTCAAGGTCGGCGGCAACGATCAGTTCGAGTTGTACGATTTCCCGGGCGGCTACGCGGGACGCTTCGACGGTATTGCGCCTGGCGGCGCGGAGCAGGCCGCGAAGCTCAGCAAAATCAGTCCGGACGGCACGCGCACCGTCGAGATCCGGATGCAGGAGGAAACCACCTCGGCCCTCCGCATTCAAGGCGCGGGGAATGTCCGGCCGTTCAGCGCGGGCGCCAAGTTCGACCTGGCCGAACACTACAACGGCAACGGGAGCTACATCCTCATCGAGGTCCAACATTCCGCCAGTCTGGAAGGGACGTACACGACGGGCGAAACGGTGAACCTCATGTACCGGAACGAATTCGCCTGCATTCCCGCGGCGCTGCCGTATCGGCCGCTGCGCGCGACGGCGAAGCCGAAGGTGTTCGGCACGCAGACTGCCGTGGTGGTGGGCGGCGCCGGACAGGAGATCTTCACGGACAAATACGGCCGCGTGAAGGTGCAGTTTTTCTGGGATCGCGAAGGGAAGAAGGACGCCAATAGTTCGTGCTGGATCCGCGTCGCGCAACCCTGGGGCGGCAAGCAGTGGGGTGGATTCTTTTTGCCGCGCGTCGGGCACGAAGTGCTGGTGGACTTCCTGGAAGGGGACCCCGACCAGCCGATCATCGTGGGGAGCGTGTACAACGCCGAGAACATGCCGCCGTACGTGCTGCCGGACAACATGACGCGAAGCACGATTAAGAGCCGCAGCACGCTCAAGGGCGCGGAGGAGAACTTCAACGAAATCCGCTTCGAGGACAAGAAAGGATCGGAAGAGGTTTACATCCACGCCGAAAAGGATTTTAACCGCGTGGTCGAAAACAACGACACGCTCAAGGTCGGTTTCGAGAAGAAGGACAAGGGCGATCAAACGATCGACATCCACAACGACCGCACGATCACCGTCACCGAAGGCAATCAACTGCTAACCGTGAAGCAGGGCAATCGCACGGTCAATGTCGATACCGGCAACGACGCCCATAAAGTCGCTAAGGGACATCGCACCGTTGACGTGGACACTGGCAACGACACGCAAACGGTCAAGACCGGGAATCTCGCGGTCAACGTCGACACCGGCAACGAAACGCACACGATCAAAACCGGCAACCACGATTTGAAGGTCAACACCGGCGCTGCAACGACCGAAGCGGGGCAAAAGATCGAACTGAAAGTGGGAGGCAATTCCATCGTGATCGATCAGCAAGGCATCACGATC